From the Flavobacteriales bacterium genome, one window contains:
- a CDS encoding elongation factor Ts, giving the protein MANITAADVNSLRQKTGAGMMDCKNALTEANGDFEKAVEILRKKGQKIADKRSDREANEGYVVAKIASDNKKGILIALNCETDFVAKNDDFINLANQIAEAALTNNVSSIEELKSVENNGRTIENNIVDEMGKIGEKLEITAFEVINSERVVAYNHPGNKLATLVGVNISNGEVIEQVAKEVAMQVAAMNPVALDKDDVDSGTVEKELDIAKELARKEGKPEDMLEKIAMGKLNKFYKESTLLNQDFVRDGKKTVRQYLSEVDKDLKIEAFRRVGLGI; this is encoded by the coding sequence ATGGCCAATATTACCGCAGCCGATGTTAACAGCCTAAGGCAGAAGACCGGCGCTGGAATGATGGATTGTAAGAACGCGTTGACGGAAGCCAACGGCGATTTTGAAAAGGCAGTTGAGATTCTTCGTAAGAAAGGACAAAAGATCGCAGACAAGCGTTCCGACCGTGAAGCCAATGAAGGTTATGTGGTTGCTAAAATCGCTTCGGATAATAAAAAAGGTATTTTGATCGCGCTGAACTGTGAGACGGACTTTGTTGCCAAGAACGATGATTTCATCAACCTGGCCAATCAAATTGCCGAAGCAGCGCTTACCAATAACGTGTCTTCTATTGAAGAGCTGAAGTCCGTTGAAAATAACGGACGTACCATCGAGAACAACATCGTTGATGAGATGGGAAAGATTGGCGAGAAACTGGAAATCACCGCCTTTGAAGTAATCAATTCCGAACGTGTGGTTGCTTATAACCACCCCGGTAATAAGTTGGCAACCCTGGTAGGTGTGAACATTTCCAACGGGGAAGTGATCGAACAGGTCGCCAAGGAAGTGGCCATGCAGGTAGCTGCCATGAACCCCGTAGCCCTTGATAAGGATGACGTGGATAGCGGAACGGTGGAAAAGGAACTGGATATCGCCAAAGAGCTGGCAAGAAAGGAAGGCAAGCCTGAAGACATGCTCGAAAAAATTGCCATGGGTAAGCTTAATAAATTCTACAAGGAAAGCACCCTGCTCAATCAGGACTTTGTGCGTGACGGTAAGAAAACCGTAAGACAATACCTCAGTGAGGTAGATAAAGATTTGAAAATCGAGGCATTCAGGCGCGTTGGCCTGGGTATCTGA
- a CDS encoding UMP kinase produces the protein MGEIKYKRILLKLSGESLMGEKDFGIDNNRLTQYANEIAAAVKKGVEVAVVVGGGNIFRGIEASKGGIERVHADYMGMLATVINGMALQSALESLGLQTRLLSAIKMEQICEPFIRRRAVRHLEKGRIVIFGAGTGNPYFTTDTAATLRAIEIEADVILKGTRVDGVYTADPEKDATATKYDRVSFSEVYEKALNVMDMTAFTLCNENKLPIVVFDVNVEGNLMRILEGESVGTLVEF, from the coding sequence ATGGGAGAGATCAAATACAAGCGGATCCTGCTGAAACTTAGCGGAGAATCATTGATGGGCGAAAAGGATTTCGGGATTGATAACAACCGGCTTACCCAATATGCCAACGAAATTGCAGCAGCCGTAAAAAAAGGTGTGGAAGTGGCTGTAGTTGTCGGTGGTGGAAATATTTTCAGAGGCATTGAGGCCTCAAAAGGTGGGATCGAAAGGGTTCATGCAGACTACATGGGCATGCTTGCAACCGTCATCAACGGCATGGCTTTGCAGTCCGCATTAGAATCTTTAGGCTTGCAAACAAGACTCCTCTCTGCCATAAAAATGGAACAAATATGTGAACCTTTTATCAGAAGAAGAGCCGTAAGGCATCTGGAGAAAGGGCGTATCGTGATCTTCGGAGCCGGAACAGGAAACCCCTACTTTACTACGGACACTGCAGCTACATTAAGGGCCATAGAAATCGAAGCGGATGTTATTCTCAAAGGTACCAGGGTGGATGGGGTATACACTGCTGATCCGGAGAAGGACGCCACGGCAACCAAGTATGACCGGGTTTCTTTCAGTGAAGTGTATGAAAAGGCCTTGAATGTAATGGATATGACCGCATTCACACTATGCAATGAGAATAAACTCCCTATCGTTGTTTTTGATGTAAATGTCGAAGGAAATCTGATGAGAATCCTTGAAGGGGAATCTGTCGGCACCCTTGTGGAATTTTGA
- a CDS encoding SPASM domain-containing protein — MSVTSKILDRLNIAGKLTPKRLANAGRVYTSFYKSRMLGSTYHPAFPLGLAIEPTTACNLRCPECPSGLRSFTRPTGRLSMPLVKRVLDEVSPYTFYLTLYFQGEPYLNPDFLDIVEYARSKSMYTATSTNGHFLNDENARRTVESGLDRLIISLDGTTQETYEAYRKEGQLDKVLAGAERIVYWKKKLKSRTPYTVFQFLVVKPNEHQIPEARDLTTRLGLDGLLLKTAQVYDFKHGHELIPDQEQFARYKKMPDGTYTIKNSLDNHCWKLWTSCVVTWDGKVVPCCFDKDASHEMGNLNERSFREVWNNEAYRAFRSQLLKSRSTIDICNNCSEGTKVWG, encoded by the coding sequence ATGTCCGTTACCTCCAAAATACTGGACCGCCTGAACATTGCAGGCAAACTCACGCCAAAAAGGCTGGCCAATGCCGGCAGGGTCTATACCAGCTTTTATAAGTCCCGTATGCTTGGCTCAACATATCATCCGGCATTTCCACTTGGCCTGGCGATCGAACCAACAACAGCGTGCAATCTCCGCTGTCCGGAGTGCCCTTCAGGTCTGAGATCTTTCACCAGACCTACAGGCAGATTGTCAATGCCTTTGGTGAAACGTGTACTGGATGAAGTTTCTCCATATACCTTTTACCTGACCTTGTATTTTCAGGGAGAACCATACCTCAATCCCGACTTTTTGGACATAGTTGAATATGCCAGGAGCAAGTCCATGTATACAGCAACATCCACCAACGGCCACTTCCTGAATGACGAAAATGCACGGCGAACGGTGGAGTCAGGTCTTGACCGCCTGATCATATCCCTTGACGGAACCACCCAGGAAACCTACGAGGCCTATCGAAAAGAAGGGCAGCTTGACAAGGTACTTGCGGGTGCCGAACGCATCGTCTATTGGAAAAAAAAGCTGAAATCCCGCACCCCGTATACCGTGTTTCAATTCCTGGTTGTCAAACCCAACGAACATCAGATTCCGGAAGCCAGAGACCTGACCACCCGTTTAGGTTTGGATGGCCTGTTGCTTAAAACCGCTCAGGTTTATGACTTCAAACATGGCCACGAGCTAATCCCGGATCAGGAACAGTTTGCACGTTATAAGAAAATGCCGGACGGAACTTATACCATTAAGAATTCGCTGGACAATCACTGTTGGAAACTCTGGACATCCTGTGTGGTTACCTGGGACGGCAAAGTGGTGCCATGTTGTTTTGACAAAGATGCATCGCACGAGATGGGCAATCTGAATGAACGTAGTTTTCGGGAAGTGTGGAACAACGAAGCTTACCGCGCATTCCGGAGCCAACTCCTGAAATCCAGGTCTACCATAGACATTTGCAACAATTGCTCAGAAGGCACCAAGGTATGGGGTTGA
- the frr gene encoding ribosome recycling factor, with product MTPELQACIDHAKTQMMKAIDHLENEMAKIRAGRANPSMLDNVDVDYYGNSTPLSQVANIGAPDPRTLTVQPWEKSMIEPIEKAIRESNLGFNPQNDGTLIRINIPPLTEERRLELVKKTKGEAEHGKVSLRNIRREANEKIKGLVKNGLSEDLAKDAESSIQQVTDQFSGKIDAHLQSKEKEIMTV from the coding sequence ATGACGCCGGAACTACAAGCATGCATTGATCATGCAAAAACCCAAATGATGAAAGCCATTGACCATCTGGAAAATGAGATGGCCAAGATTAGAGCCGGAAGGGCAAATCCTTCTATGCTGGATAACGTAGATGTGGATTATTACGGAAATAGTACCCCCCTCAGCCAGGTTGCCAATATCGGTGCACCGGACCCTAGAACACTGACCGTGCAACCCTGGGAGAAGTCCATGATCGAACCGATCGAAAAAGCGATCCGCGAATCCAATCTGGGATTCAATCCGCAGAACGACGGTACCCTGATCCGTATCAACATACCACCGCTGACTGAGGAACGTAGACTTGAGCTGGTGAAGAAAACCAAGGGGGAGGCTGAGCATGGCAAGGTAAGCCTGAGAAATATTCGCAGGGAAGCCAACGAAAAAATCAAAGGATTGGTGAAAAACGGCCTGTCCGAAGACCTGGCCAAAGATGCTGAGAGTTCAATACAGCAGGTGACCGACCAATTTTCCGGTAAGATCGACGCACACCTTCAGTCCAAGGAAAAGGAGATCATGACCGTTTGA